The nucleotide sequence ACACTGTAACAGTAGCAAGGGATTTTCCATCATTTTATTTAGTTACTCCTACCAGATCTTTACCCGTTCCTCGGGTGCCAGGTACATGGCATCACCTTCTTTAATATCGAAGGCTTCGTAAAAAGCATCGATATTTAATAGGGGTTGAGTAGCTCGGTACATTCCGGGAGAATGCGGATCGGTTTGAACCTGAGTACGCGTATACTCGTCGCGTTGTTTGGTTCTCCAAACCGTAGCCCAACTCATAAAGAAGCGCTGCTCGGGAGTAAATCCGTCGATAGGTTCCGGCCGTCCGTTCTCTTTGTAAAAACGCATTAAGCCATCATAGGCCCCAAGCAATCCGCCGAGATCCCCAATATTTTCACCCAATGTGAATTTTCCATTGATATACACGCTATCGAGAACTTCAATGTTACTGTATTGTTCGGCCAGTTTATCACCCCGGGCCGTAAAGTTTTCCAGATCTGACTCGGTCCACCAGTTTACTAAATTTCCATTGGCATCAAAACGCGAACCACTATCATCGAAAGCATGCGAGATCTCATGGCCAATTACCGCTCCTATTCCTCCATAATTTACGGCTTCGTCTGCTTTGTAGTCATAAAAAGGTGGTTGTAATATGGCTGCAGGGAAAACGATCTCGTTGTTAAACGGATTGAAATAGGCGTTCACTGTTTGTGGGGACATTCCCCATTCGGTACGGTCTACCGGTTCGTCAATTCTTCTCAAATTATCTTTAAGCTGCCATTCGGCAACAGCAACCATATTGTCGTAATAGGTATTCCCCGGTTTTACATCCATACTGGAATAATCCTTCCATTTATCTGGATAGCCAATCTTAACAGTAAATTTATCAAGCTTTTCATTGGCTTTTACTTTTGTACTGTCGCTCATCCAATCCAGAGCATTGATGCGTTCTTTATAGGCGGCGATAATATTGTCGATCATTTTTTCGGCCTTTGCCTTTGCTTCAGGAGGGAACATTTCATCCACATATAATTTTCCCAAGGCTTCTCCTACACTTCCGTTTACCGTGGCCAAGGCTCTTTCATCTGCAGGTTTTTGTTTTTTTGCTCCGTTAAGCGTTTTGCTGTAGAAATCCCAGTTTGCCTTTTCTATCTCTGTAGAGAGTGATCCGGCTGCAGAATTCAACGTCGCCCAACGCATGGCTGTTTTCCAAAGTTCTATATTGCCTTCAGCAAAAATATTCTGAAGTGTCTTCATATAATCCAACTGCATTACCAAAACGGTATCCACTTTTTTGGTCACCCCAAGATCTTTAAATGCCTGTTTCCACTGAAAGGCAGGAACCATTTTCTGAAGATCATCCATGGAACGCGGATTGTTAAAATTTCTGAAGTCACGCATCGCAACCTTATCAAGTTGTGGTGTTGCCAAACGTGTTTCGAAAGCCAGAATGTCGTTTGCCTGTTTACGTGCAGATGCTTCGCTATCTCCAATAAACTGAAGCATTCGGGTGATGTGATCTACATATTGCTGACGAATCTCCACCGATTTCGCATCTTTCTTTATGTAATAATCTCTATCCGGCAAGCCCAACTGACCCGTAGTGATATAGGCCGAATTCATAGCACTGTTGCTGGGATTTGAAAACGCTGCGATACCAATGAACGGTTGCCCGATCTCGGCAGCATTTGTTGTCATTACCTGTTGAAGGTCAGCCAACGTCTTGATTCCGGCAATTTTGTCTAACGCCGGTTGCAACGGAGTGATGCCGGCTTCATTTCTGGCAACAGTGTCCAGTTCAGATTCGAAGATCATGATTGCCTTCGCCTGATCGGTTTCCGGAGCATATTTATCGCTCTTCATGGCCTTATCCAGAATTTCGAGCACATCGGCATCGGTAGATTTACGGAGTACCCCAAAGCCACCCCATCGCACTTGATCATCGGGAATTTCGGTATTTTTCATCCAGTTTCCGTTGACGTAGTTGTAAAAATCGGTTTTAGGACTAACGGTAGTATCCATATTTGCGAGAATGATCCCGCGTGGTTCATTATCGGCTTCAGCCATAGTGTCCTTTTTGTCCTCACAGGCACCTGCCAAAACGGCCAGCACTGCTATACCAAAGGTTGATCTAATAATATTGGTTTTCATTTTGAAGTTGTTTAATTGTTTTTTTTCTGAAAGAGTTATTGTGTAATTGGTACTATTATATGATGTTTCGTTACAGTTTTCAGTTGTTTTTATCCCTGAGTTCGGCGCGGTACACCGAATCTATAAATCGCTTTTGTTTTTCGAGTTCCTTTTGTTCGTCATCCTTCCGCTGCTCATCGATCTCATCCTTTTGAAATTTCTCATTGATCTGAAGGAACAAATTTTTAGCGGCATTATTAAATTCCGTTAAATAATTCTGTATTTGAAGGGAATCGGCCCTATCCTTTCGTACTGCCTGATGCAATAAATGAACTCTGGAACTAACAACTATAAGTCTGGAATAGATAGGATTGCTGAATAGATCATTAGGTATCTTCTTTGCCAGAGAATCGGTATGCACCTGAAGGCGTTCGGTTTTATTACGTAAGTCCGGAATAGTATTATGATTCAAGCCCCGTACTTCAATCTCAAAATCTTCGAACGGAGACCATTTCGCCACGGCTTCCTGAGCTCTAGGAGATAGTACAGGAACATTGAAATCCCTATCCCCATATCTTGCGTTAAGATCCATAGCTTCTATTTCTTGGAGATCTTCTTCCCCTGTAATATTATTGCAGCATATAAGAAGGAGTCCTAAAAGGAGAAAGAGCCCAGTGTACCCAAAATATCGCTTCATTCTAAGAATCATAGAGGTTACAAATATAAACGTTCTTTTAGCAACCAAACGTATATTAATTAGAAAGTAATTCCCTTAGAATATCACTATCTTTACGCTTCCATTTTAATTCTACCCATGAAAAAAAGAATTCTTATCATAGGTGCCTCAGGCCAGATTGGCACCGAGCTTACCGCTTTTTTACGAAAAGAATACGGTTCCCATAAAGTTATAGCGAGTGACATTGTTGAAGGCGATGCCCAAATGATGGCCAGCGGACCATTTGAAATTCTAGATGCGATGGATTATGATGCGGTGCAGGATGTTGTGATACGTCATGAAATCACCGATGTGTATTTAATGGCTGCAATGCTTTCAGCTACAGCCGAAAAGTTTCCCATGAAAGCATGGAACCTCAATATGAATTCACTTTTCAATGTGTTGAATCTTGCGAGGGATAAAAAGATCGAAAAGATCTTCTGGCCTTCCAGCATCGCCGTATTTGGACCCACCACGCCCAAGGCCGATACTCCCCAGCGCACCGTGATGGAACCTTCAACCGTATATGGAATCAGCAAGCAAACGGGAGAACGTTGGTGTGAGTATTATTACAAGAAATATGGAGTAGATGTACGAAGTATTCGATACCCCGGGCTTATTAGTTATACAGCTCCTCCTGGTGGCGGAACAACAGATTATGCCGTAGATATTTATCACAAGGCTCTAAAACATGGAAAATATATTTGCTTTCTTAATGCCGATACCACGCTGCCTATGATGTATATGGACGATGCGATAAAAGCTACGGTGGGAATTATGCAGGCAAATGCCGGGGATGTGAAAATTAGAAGCTCTTATAATCTGGCAGCCTTCAGTTTTAATCCCGACGAGTTATCCCAAAGTATTAAAAAGCACTTACCCGATTTTACAATTGACTACGATCCCGACTTCCGCCAAGCCATAGCCGATTCCTGGCCGCAGACTATTGATGATTCAGAGGCAAGAAATGATTGGGGTTGGGAACACAAGATCTCAATTGATGAAATGACAAAGATCATGATCGAGAACCTAAGGAAAGAGTATAAAAAATAGTAGGTTTCAAGAGCTTTTCTTTCTTCTCTTATCCCACCAAACATATAATACAAATAAGATAAGACTCACCACAGAGCCCCAAATGAGACCTGTTTTCATAGATTCTGTATTATTTCCCAGTATTGCTATAAAAAGAATCAATGGACTTATTCCCAGTAATGTGGCTCCAATAAACCGCCAATACCCCATTTTAAGAACACCTCCCACAAAGCTAATCGCATCATTAGACAAAAACGGATTAAAACGAGTGATCACCACGGCCCAGAATCCGTAGTCATTAATAAAATTTTCTAATTTTTCTTCTGAAGAGGAACCGATCATTTTTTTTACGAGTACGGGTCCGAAATATTTACCGATTACATATCCAGTTGTGGAAGCCACAAAAACTCCTGATGCCGAAATAATACTCCCCCATACCGGTCCATAAGCTAATACCGCAACAACCATCAAGGCTAGGCTGGGAATCACGATAAGAAACATCTGAAATACCATCGCCAGAATCAACACTACAGGTCCAAACCAGCCAAACTCACTCACCCAGTTTTCGATACGTGTTTCATCATTACTGGTAAGCACCTGCCATGCCTCGTTCAAAAATTGCTGATAAGAAGGAACTAAAAAGTACAGGAGGATTAAAACAATGATAATTCCAAGTGAAACAAATAACGGAGCTTTGCTTTGTTGAATATCGGATTTCGAGTTTTTCTTGGTCATTTAAAGGTACCATTCAAGCAGCTAAAGGTACAAGAGTTTATAGCAAATCACTTCTAAACTTTTCTTAATTGTTTTCTGAAAGACAGGCTCGAACCGGACCGAGTGTTTGAAAAATGTCCGGTGGACATTTTCAACGAGGGGCCAGCCGGCGCTTGGCAGGGGAACTGATTCGAGCACTGAAACAGATGTCACGGCATAAAAAAACCCTCACATCAAGGTGAAGGTTTCAAAATTGCTCCTCAGACTGGGCTCGAACCAGTGACCCTCTGATTAACAGTCAGATGCTCTAACCAACTGAGCTACTGAGGAATTTCTTGTTGCCCTTTTGGGGCAGGGTACTACCAAAACAACTACTTGGTTGCGAAGGCGGGTGCAAATATAAATTATTTTCTATCTGCTGCAAAAACAAATTTACTTTTTTTATTTCCCTACTATGGCCCTGTAAATATCGTTTCCATTGGCAAACAATACCAACGCGATGAGTAAAAAGAATCCCACCATTTGTGCATATTCCATAAACTTATCGTTCGGCTTTCTTCCGGTTACCATTTCATAAAGCAAAAACATCACATGTCCACCGTCCAGCGCCGGAATAGGCAA is from Constantimarinum furrinae and encodes:
- a CDS encoding NAD-dependent epimerase/dehydratase family protein, which gives rise to MKKRILIIGASGQIGTELTAFLRKEYGSHKVIASDIVEGDAQMMASGPFEILDAMDYDAVQDVVIRHEITDVYLMAAMLSATAEKFPMKAWNLNMNSLFNVLNLARDKKIEKIFWPSSIAVFGPTTPKADTPQRTVMEPSTVYGISKQTGERWCEYYYKKYGVDVRSIRYPGLISYTAPPGGGTTDYAVDIYHKALKHGKYICFLNADTTLPMMYMDDAIKATVGIMQANAGDVKIRSSYNLAAFSFNPDELSQSIKKHLPDFTIDYDPDFRQAIADSWPQTIDDSEARNDWGWEHKISIDEMTKIMIENLRKEYKK
- a CDS encoding TVP38/TMEM64 family protein, which produces MTKKNSKSDIQQSKAPLFVSLGIIIVLILLYFLVPSYQQFLNEAWQVLTSNDETRIENWVSEFGWFGPVVLILAMVFQMFLIVIPSLALMVVAVLAYGPVWGSIISASGVFVASTTGYVIGKYFGPVLVKKMIGSSSEEKLENFINDYGFWAVVITRFNPFLSNDAISFVGGVLKMGYWRFIGATLLGISPLILFIAILGNNTESMKTGLIWGSVVSLILFVLYVWWDKRRKKSS
- a CDS encoding M13 family metallopeptidase, which translates into the protein MKTNIIRSTFGIAVLAVLAGACEDKKDTMAEADNEPRGIILANMDTTVSPKTDFYNYVNGNWMKNTEIPDDQVRWGGFGVLRKSTDADVLEILDKAMKSDKYAPETDQAKAIMIFESELDTVARNEAGITPLQPALDKIAGIKTLADLQQVMTTNAAEIGQPFIGIAAFSNPSNSAMNSAYITTGQLGLPDRDYYIKKDAKSVEIRQQYVDHITRMLQFIGDSEASARKQANDILAFETRLATPQLDKVAMRDFRNFNNPRSMDDLQKMVPAFQWKQAFKDLGVTKKVDTVLVMQLDYMKTLQNIFAEGNIELWKTAMRWATLNSAAGSLSTEIEKANWDFYSKTLNGAKKQKPADERALATVNGSVGEALGKLYVDEMFPPEAKAKAEKMIDNIIAAYKERINALDWMSDSTKVKANEKLDKFTVKIGYPDKWKDYSSMDVKPGNTYYDNMVAVAEWQLKDNLRRIDEPVDRTEWGMSPQTVNAYFNPFNNEIVFPAAILQPPFYDYKADEAVNYGGIGAVIGHEISHAFDDSGSRFDANGNLVNWWTESDLENFTARGDKLAEQYSNIEVLDSVYINGKFTLGENIGDLGGLLGAYDGLMRFYKENGRPEPIDGFTPEQRFFMSWATVWRTKQRDEYTRTQVQTDPHSPGMYRATQPLLNIDAFYEAFDIKEGDAMYLAPEERVKIW